The region gaaagTCCGAATGAAAATGAAAGAGATGGATATACTTTTGAACTCAGTTGACAGATTATGGTAGGTAAGAAATGAAGCTTTTATGTCCGATAGCGTTGGTCCATTAGGGATACGATAAATCGGATACCTGATCACAATCTATATGTCAGACACTACAACAACAATCAAATATTATCTCATTAAGTAAGATCGAAACTTTTTAACATAACTTAACGTTAAAGACATTAATGAAGAAAAATTAAAGAATAAAATGACACTACCAAGCAACAGAAAACCAGCTGCGGGGCGATATTTCAGAGCTCCTCAAATTCTTTATACAAGGATCATCTTTAGCAAGATTCGAAACCTGAGAAGAAAATGAAACTATTAACGTTCAAACCGGAAAAGGTGAGTGATATGATGTTGGGTCTGTATGAAAAAGAAAAGGACTTGCCTTTTTAGTGAGAGGAAGGCGCACATATGGCGAATGATTCTCAAAATATTCATACACAACCTTGTTAGTTGTCTCCTTTGAAGACACAGAATCACCACTTTTCTCACTGGACTTCTTGCTAAAATTTTCAAAACACAACAAAAATCACATGTTTTACAATAAACTGTGTTATATATTTATATGAACGAAGAAAAATTCAACTCACTCCGATTCTTCATCCTCAGCATAGAGTTGAATTGCAGAGAGATATGGAACGAAGTATTGTAAGACTTGTTCATCGGAGGTCAGATTGAATTGGACCTCAACTCCATAGGCACTCCATCTTTTGAAAGACTCCCACAAGTCTTCAAGAACGAAGTATGGCTTCTCCAGAGATTCACCACTTTTGCTTCCTTTGCTCTGAGTCTGTGTGAAATTCAAAGTCAAAACAAATATTAATTAATCAGTAACAGAAAAAGAAATTATAAGAATAAAAAGCATCCTCAagtaattaaaataaataattcaaCAAAAGTTCATGACTAAGGACCATTTGTAACGGTTTCTTTGtgaaaaatataattttttccTATAAAAAAATATGTCTTAGACTTTTTTATCCATTTATTATTacattttttaaataaaaaaactaaaaataaaagTTTCACAAAATGAATCTAAGACCCGTTTAAAATAAGACGTTGTCTTGTTCTCTTGGAAATGATGataacttttttttttcaaaaagtaattttttttcattatagttaataaatataaattaatttcAGTTTATTAAAAAGTTGACCTTTAAATTATTGAATAATATTATTGCTTTTATATAATATGTAACAAATGTGTTTTAAAGTTGCTAGTCTAATAAAACTAAACACCATACGATTTTAATCACAAAACCGTGGGAACAAGTCATGTAAAAATTGAATAACTTTAGTCAATTgttttaaatataaaaattaaaaaaaagaagCAAAAATGATTAAAATCGAAAAGAATAAATTTTAACACCTCAAATGAAACTTTAATATTGACGAAAAGGGTGAATAAGGTAAGAGATTATTCAAATTATTCACACTATCAAGATTTGATGATGTCTATTCGGACAACTTTGAAAATTGCTGGTATAATAAAGATTATACAAAtttaatcacaaaaattatggGAACAAATCACACGAAAATTGAATAAGgcaaaaataacaaaaattatAAGAACCAATTTTAACACCTTGGATGAAAATTTAACTTCGACAAAAGGGGTGAGTGAAGATAAGAGACTATTCAAATTATTCATACTATCAAGACTCGACCAGATCTGCTCGGACAAGTTTGACATGATTGAAATAGTAAATAATTTGTAGAATGAATAATATGTTTGTTAATGAATAGTGATCgaagaaagaaagaaatgacaaaaaTAAAGAGAATAAATGTTGTAAATTTGGAGTTTAAGGAAGAAGAAGCATAAGCACAAATGAAGATTTATGTGTCATGTTTTGCAATGAGGAGTGAAGTGTGTGAATTTATATAGAAGTAAAATGAGGGAactaaatatttattttaataaatttgatattttgataggttttattttattttattattaatgattttttaaataattttaatacTTGTAACTTCCAtgtctttttatttttattattttaataaaaataagtcaaagaaaacaatatttaataaaatattgATATTTTTGACAAAAAATAAAGACTTTATAGGAACGCGGTACATCTgtttgttatgaattttttaatagGTTTGTTAACAACTCTTGCGAGAAATAATGTAGAAGTGAACAAAGAGCATATATACAAAAATTATCATACTTTGGTCCAGTTTCAATATTTTTTCAAAATTCTTAAGTATAAGAAGACTTATCCTGAATGGGGTGGGCATTGGTGCCTCTACCTAGAGGTTACACATATCTCGACTTTGTTACCTTTTTTTAGGAAAGCTGACAACTCAACTATGAAGCATATTGATATATTTTTCACATAGTGCGGTGAGAGAAACTATAATGAATTCAGTAAAATACAATTGTTTCCTTTATCGTTGACACCAAGAATATTTTCGTGACATTCTTCCATTTCACCCAACTCGATACAAACATTGGAATACATGGAAATGTGTTTTAATTATAGATTTTAGAGTCATTAGCATGAGGTAACAATAGTCGATCTGATGAACCTTAAGCAACAGGTGTATGAATTGGAAGCGGACTTCATTAAGGTTCAAAAATAAGGAAAACATACACTTAGTCCACTTTTGTGGAGATAAATATGCATAAATGGTTGTCACGGACATGCAACCAATGTTTTTTTACTATGGAACCCACAACAAAAATAGAAACAGTTGGACATGTCTATCACAATCTGAATGAACTAGCTTCTAGAGTAACACACATTGAGCAATTCATTTAGGAAAAAGAAAAGAAGTGTGTTAGCCGAGATAAAAGCCCACACATAGTCTCCATTGCAGATATGAAGGAATCTGAGGATGATATGTTAACCACTGCCACTACAAACATACTAGTAGGTGAAATattgaaaaaggaaaaaaagtcaTTTGTGTCATTCCCTAAAGTAGGCTAAGGGAAAAGACACAAGTATGTTAGAAGATAGAATACAATAGCCTTTTGACAATATAACGTGAACCAAATATTCGAACACTAAGCATATTCGTCAATCAGATGCTCACAAGATCCCATAAGTATTAGAAAGATATTCTAATGAATTAATCATAATGCTTGGTATCTATATAACCATCACGTTATGGAACCTTGTTGTGCAGGTTATTTATCCAGG is a window of Lathyrus oleraceus cultivar Zhongwan6 chromosome 6, CAAS_Psat_ZW6_1.0, whole genome shotgun sequence DNA encoding:
- the LOC127092715 gene encoding uncharacterized protein LOC127092715, giving the protein MSNLSEQIWSSLDSMNNLNSLLSSLTPFVEVKFSSKTQSKGSKSGESLEKPYFVLEDLWESFKRWSAYGVEVQFNLTSDEQVLQYFVPYLSAIQLYAEDEESDKKSSEKSGDSVSSKETTNKVVYEYFENHSPYVRLPLTKKVSNLAKDDPCIKNLRSSEISPRSWFSVAWYPIYRIPNGPTLSDIKASFLTYHNLSTEFKRKTQPEISDNDRKLKTPLPVFGLTTYKVKGSVLPFPAASESRRLNSLLKAADDWLKNLKVVHCDHNHFVKNGKQWVD